A single region of the Halobellus ruber genome encodes:
- a CDS encoding ABC transporter permease: MSTRTWSLDGRSPGWIWYGYVALVALFLMIPLVSLVIASFYDGRFFSIVDYQFTLGWYDAALTSGSVRGAFENTLLISIPVTILSTVIGTAAALAYTRYEFPYRETFKLVALLPIFFPLILLGLGMSIWASQINLGYGIVPSIVGELVWISPIVMFVVSITALGIDPNLEEAARDLGADTVTLYRKVLLPLVADGVISGAIFAFVLSWNNYYIVSYLSGPQSTITTWIHGRMTQGFTPVVPAVASLIFYVSILLVVGAAVIEYREPDDQA; this comes from the coding sequence ATGTCGACACGCACCTGGAGCCTGGACGGCCGCTCCCCGGGGTGGATCTGGTACGGCTACGTCGCCCTGGTGGCGCTGTTCCTGATGATCCCGCTCGTGAGCCTCGTGATCGCGTCCTTTTACGACGGCCGGTTCTTCTCGATCGTCGACTACCAGTTCACCCTCGGGTGGTACGACGCGGCGCTCACCTCCGGCAGCGTCCGTGGGGCGTTCGAGAACACGCTGTTGATCTCGATTCCGGTGACGATCCTGAGTACGGTCATCGGGACCGCCGCGGCGCTGGCGTACACGCGCTATGAGTTCCCGTACCGGGAGACGTTCAAACTGGTCGCGTTGCTTCCGATCTTCTTCCCGCTCATCCTGCTGGGGCTCGGGATGTCGATATGGGCGAGCCAGATCAACCTCGGCTACGGGATCGTGCCGTCGATCGTCGGCGAACTCGTCTGGATCTCCCCGATCGTGATGTTCGTGGTCTCGATCACCGCACTCGGGATCGACCCGAACCTCGAGGAGGCGGCGCGGGACCTCGGTGCCGACACCGTCACGCTCTACCGGAAGGTGCTCCTGCCGCTCGTCGCCGACGGCGTGATCTCCGGGGCCATCTTCGCGTTCGTACTGTCGTGGAACAACTACTACATCGTGTCGTACCTCTCGGGGCCACAGAGCACGATCACCACCTGGATCCACGGCCGGATGACCCAGGGGTTCACGCCGGTGGTGCCAGCGGTCGCGTCGTTGATCTTCTACGTCTCGATCCTGCTTGTCGTCGGTGCGGCGGTGATCGAGTACCGGGAACCCGACGATCAGGCGTGA
- a CDS encoding helix-turn-helix domain-containing protein, whose protein sequence is MLEYTFSIRHNGCWTADLAESYPGVRATIIYSYRITGTSITMIETAGIDEDRLDGLVEWLQAHPVMNSSQLVTYDETRRKAFISLAGDYDTDTEPVLNVLLRNDCFPTIPATVANGREHWSVLASSHEQVSTAHEELREIGSVHVDSLCSPDLDVLLTDLTGVKQAVQDLSPRQLEVLSRAIEEGYYDSPRSCNIEELAALDDANTSTVGEHLRRSEAKILQAVAPMLDRPASPSRQRRRN, encoded by the coding sequence ATGCTCGAATACACGTTCAGTATCAGACACAACGGGTGCTGGACCGCGGACCTGGCCGAGTCGTACCCGGGCGTCCGGGCGACGATCATCTACTCCTACCGGATCACCGGCACCAGTATCACGATGATCGAGACCGCCGGCATCGACGAGGACCGGCTCGACGGGCTGGTCGAGTGGCTCCAGGCCCACCCGGTGATGAACTCGAGCCAGCTGGTCACGTACGACGAGACGCGGCGGAAGGCGTTCATCAGCCTGGCGGGCGATTACGACACCGATACCGAGCCCGTATTGAACGTGCTCCTCCGGAACGACTGTTTTCCGACGATTCCGGCGACGGTGGCCAACGGGCGGGAGCACTGGAGCGTCCTCGCGTCGAGCCACGAACAGGTCAGCACGGCCCACGAGGAACTCCGCGAGATCGGCTCGGTCCACGTCGATTCGCTGTGTTCACCCGACCTCGACGTGCTGTTGACCGACCTCACCGGCGTCAAACAGGCGGTGCAGGACCTCTCGCCCCGCCAGCTCGAAGTGCTCTCCCGGGCGATCGAGGAAGGATACTACGACTCCCCCCGGTCGTGCAACATCGAGGAGCTGGCGGCCCTCGACGACGCGAACACCTCGACGGTCGGCGAGCACCTCCGCCGGTCGGAGGCGAAGATCCTCCAGGCGGTCGCCCCGATGCTCGACCGGCCGGCGTCGCCTTCCCGACAGCGGCGACGGAACTAG
- a CDS encoding glutamine synthetase family protein, with product MTTLSEYDDVRVVWTDLNGVARGITLPGEQAADAREEGVGFANGVVELTLEPGLLDSPRYGAESGDMLAVPDTDSVRPVAWADDTAAVFADLTTVDGERFDLCARSALRGVLDDLESEGYHAMAGVETEFSLLSPDGDGGWEPYNDRCSYDLGAVDQASALIDGWTTAMEAAGHDVLGVHQESQPGQYEVNLAYDDALTTADGICFFRHMLKAVTRRHGHKASLMPRPHSGEDANGLHFHLSLWDLEESENVFRSDDDDVRFPAGKHPHGAGLSETGRHFVGGLLDHMKALTAICAPTVNSYKRLLPGIWAPVNVAWGPDNRSTVLRLPPELGAATRIEHRVPDSACNPYLGLAASLAAGLDGVRNGTDPGEPTTKNAYDEPYERLPRTLWTALDHLADDEVLREALGPALVDSFVTLKRDEFDRSMDQVSAWEREEYFEEF from the coding sequence ATGACCACGCTCTCGGAGTACGACGACGTCCGCGTCGTCTGGACGGATCTCAACGGCGTCGCACGCGGCATCACGCTGCCCGGCGAGCAGGCGGCCGACGCCCGCGAGGAGGGGGTCGGCTTCGCGAACGGCGTCGTCGAACTGACGCTGGAACCCGGACTGCTCGATTCCCCGCGGTACGGCGCCGAAAGCGGGGATATGCTCGCGGTCCCGGACACCGACTCGGTGCGGCCCGTCGCGTGGGCCGACGACACGGCGGCCGTGTTCGCCGACCTGACCACCGTCGACGGGGAGCGTTTCGACCTCTGCGCCCGGAGCGCGCTCCGCGGCGTCCTCGACGACCTGGAGTCCGAGGGGTACCACGCGATGGCCGGCGTCGAAACCGAGTTCTCCCTGCTGTCGCCGGACGGCGACGGCGGGTGGGAGCCGTACAACGACCGGTGCTCCTACGACCTCGGCGCCGTCGATCAGGCGTCGGCGCTCATCGACGGCTGGACCACGGCGATGGAGGCGGCGGGCCACGACGTCCTCGGGGTCCACCAGGAGTCCCAGCCCGGCCAGTACGAGGTGAATCTCGCGTACGACGACGCCCTGACCACCGCCGACGGGATCTGCTTCTTCCGGCATATGCTCAAAGCGGTCACCCGCAGACACGGGCACAAGGCGTCGCTGATGCCGCGGCCCCATTCTGGCGAAGACGCGAACGGCCTCCACTTCCACCTCTCGCTTTGGGACCTGGAGGAATCGGAGAACGTCTTCCGGAGCGACGACGACGACGTCCGGTTCCCTGCCGGCAAACATCCCCACGGGGCGGGGCTCTCGGAGACCGGTCGCCACTTCGTCGGCGGCCTGCTCGACCATATGAAGGCGCTGACCGCGATCTGTGCGCCGACGGTCAACTCCTACAAGCGGCTCCTGCCCGGGATCTGGGCGCCGGTCAACGTCGCGTGGGGCCCCGACAACCGCTCGACGGTGCTGCGGCTCCCGCCGGAATTGGGGGCGGCAACGCGGATCGAACACCGGGTGCCGGACTCCGCGTGCAACCCCTACCTCGGGCTGGCGGCGTCGCTGGCAGCCGGACTCGACGGGGTCCGGAACGGGACCGACCCGGGCGAGCCGACCACGAAGAACGCCTACGACGAGCCCTACGAGCGGCTGCCCCGGACCCTGTGGACCGCCCTGGACCACCTAGCGGACGACGAGGTGCTACGGGAGGCGCTCGGCCCCGCGCTGGTGGACTCCTTTGTGACCCTGAAACGCGACGAGTTCGACCGCTCGATGGACCAGGTGTCGGCGTGGGAACGCGAGGAATACTTCGAGGAGTTCTAG
- a CDS encoding iron-containing alcohol dehydrogenase family protein — protein sequence MTESLESWNAPNRMLFGWGAVSELGSYITELGAEHPFLVTDEGVLAAGVLDPIDESLSAAGLDYEVWSGVRPDPTDEVVHAAADAYAAAGSDLIVGVGGGSSMDTAKAASILATNDGHILEFAGSGNVPTPTPPSVYVPTTAGTGSEVGHWAVVTDSDTAIKEEIGDPHLLADLAVVDPELTASAPAPVKAATGMDVLTHAVEAYVSIKAQSPTSALALDSIEKVGAHLPRAVEYRGEDREALTKMARASMQAGMAFNGAGLGAVHALSHQVGATFGVPHGLVNAIILPYVMEYNLPQVPDLMVDVAAALGEDVDRAKPADVEGRKAVAAVRRLGDAVRIPGTLAETDAERAATSRLAEQALDDGSLTGNPRTTDAADLERILERAFDGELAHVDD from the coding sequence ATGACAGAGTCACTCGAATCCTGGAACGCGCCGAACCGGATGCTGTTCGGCTGGGGCGCCGTATCGGAACTCGGAAGCTATATAACGGAACTCGGGGCCGAACACCCGTTTCTCGTCACCGACGAGGGCGTCCTCGCGGCGGGCGTGCTCGACCCCATCGACGAGTCGCTGTCGGCGGCCGGCTTGGACTACGAGGTGTGGTCCGGCGTCCGACCCGACCCGACCGATGAGGTGGTCCACGCCGCGGCCGACGCCTACGCCGCGGCCGGCAGCGACCTGATCGTCGGCGTCGGCGGCGGCTCCTCGATGGACACCGCCAAGGCCGCGAGCATCCTGGCGACCAACGACGGCCACATCCTGGAGTTCGCGGGCAGCGGCAACGTCCCGACCCCGACGCCGCCCAGCGTCTACGTCCCCACGACGGCGGGCACGGGAAGCGAGGTCGGCCACTGGGCGGTGGTCACCGACAGCGACACCGCGATCAAAGAGGAGATCGGCGACCCCCACCTGCTTGCGGACCTCGCCGTGGTCGACCCGGAACTGACCGCGAGCGCGCCGGCGCCGGTCAAGGCCGCCACCGGAATGGACGTTCTCACCCACGCCGTGGAGGCGTACGTCTCGATCAAGGCCCAGAGCCCGACGTCGGCGCTGGCGCTCGACTCGATCGAGAAGGTCGGCGCCCACCTGCCCCGCGCCGTCGAGTACCGCGGTGAGGACCGCGAGGCGCTCACGAAGATGGCCCGGGCGAGTATGCAGGCGGGGATGGCGTTCAACGGCGCGGGGCTCGGCGCCGTCCACGCGCTCTCACATCAGGTGGGCGCCACCTTCGGCGTCCCGCACGGCCTCGTGAACGCGATCATCCTCCCCTACGTGATGGAGTACAACCTCCCGCAGGTCCCCGATCTGATGGTCGACGTCGCCGCGGCGCTCGGCGAGGACGTCGACCGCGCGAAGCCCGCCGACGTCGAGGGACGGAAGGCGGTCGCCGCGGTCCGGCGGCTCGGGGACGCGGTCCGGATCCCCGGGACCCTGGCCGAGACGGACGCCGAACGGGCCGCGACGAGCCGGCTGGCCGAACAGGCGCTCGACGACGGCAGCCTCACCGGCAACCCCCGAACCACCGACGCCGCCGACCTCGAACGCATCCTCGAACGCGCCTTCGACGGGGAACTGGCGCACGTCGACGACTGA
- a CDS encoding ABC transporter permease — protein MSTLQRLRTRLDRSDAAWSGLAELLAPPWILLVPMSLLLLVMFVGPMVAIVVFSVQTGNSIVANPLQWSIATYQEVVGGMISGEGVYGDVLVNTVAVSVTTTALTLVVSYPAAYALARRIERYKLVFLMLLIIPLFTSVNIRVFGWALFLVQNGVLDSIVSLFGVEEYASLMYQRSTIILGTTYIYLPFMLFPIYLSLLSVEDTTIEAAKDLGASNYTLFRRILLPLSKPGIVIGSLFVFVLSLGANVEAEILGGGSIFTIASNIQYSFGYSQNWPLGSTQAVGLLIITVVSGIVILRTIDLREIAERGN, from the coding sequence ATGTCGACGCTACAGCGGCTCCGAACGCGGTTGGATCGGTCCGACGCCGCCTGGAGCGGGCTCGCCGAGCTGCTCGCTCCGCCGTGGATCCTCCTCGTCCCGATGAGCCTCCTACTTCTGGTGATGTTCGTCGGCCCGATGGTCGCGATCGTCGTCTTCTCCGTTCAGACGGGCAACAGCATCGTGGCGAACCCCCTCCAGTGGTCGATCGCGACATACCAGGAGGTCGTCGGCGGGATGATCTCGGGAGAGGGCGTCTACGGCGACGTCCTCGTCAACACCGTCGCGGTGAGCGTCACAACGACGGCCCTGACGCTCGTGGTGTCGTATCCGGCGGCGTACGCGCTCGCACGGCGCATCGAACGGTACAAGCTGGTCTTCCTGATGCTTTTGATCATCCCGCTTTTCACGAGCGTGAACATCCGGGTGTTCGGGTGGGCGCTGTTTCTCGTGCAGAACGGCGTCCTCGACAGCATCGTGAGCCTGTTCGGCGTCGAGGAGTACGCGTCGCTGATGTACCAGCGCTCGACGATCATCCTGGGGACGACGTACATCTACCTGCCGTTCATGCTGTTCCCGATCTACCTCTCGCTTCTCAGCGTCGAGGACACCACGATCGAGGCGGCGAAGGACCTGGGTGCGAGCAACTACACGCTGTTCCGCCGGATCCTGCTGCCCCTGAGCAAGCCCGGGATCGTGATCGGGTCGCTTTTCGTGTTCGTGCTGAGCCTGGGTGCGAACGTCGAAGCCGAGATCCTCGGCGGCGGGTCGATCTTCACGATCGCGAGCAACATCCAGTACTCCTTCGGCTACTCGCAGAACTGGCCGCTGGGGTCGACGCAGGCGGTCGGACTGCTCATCATCACCGTGGTGTCGGGGATCGTGATCCTCCGGACGATCGACCTGCGTGAGATCGCCGAACGGGGGAACTGA
- a CDS encoding ABC transporter ATP-binding protein, with protein sequence MLQSTNLRAEYGSLVAVNDVDLRIEPGEFATIVGPSGCGKTTLLRMIAGHQEPTAGRIELDGVDITAVEPQDRPTSLVFQSWALFPHMTVRENIEFPMRNNGLEVGDRVEDLLRQVRLDPDVHADKKATELSGGQKQRVALARSLAYEPDILLLDEPLASLDYVLRKRLQRELADLNEELGMTFIYVTHSLESALLMSDKLFVLENGNVIQTGSPEDIYRAPSTKFIAEFMGDANTFELDGATERDGSYEVHAAVLDQTTTVPYDRGRDTPAYLVVRYDDTTVGTELTADLGLEVAVENVLVRGNTVLVECEPVDAGGEYVAEVPVDEFRTTGIGKGDTAYLQWDASKSILVPE encoded by the coding sequence ATGCTACAATCAACGAATCTCAGGGCGGAATACGGGTCGCTCGTCGCGGTCAACGACGTCGACCTCCGGATCGAACCCGGCGAGTTCGCGACCATCGTCGGTCCGAGCGGGTGTGGGAAGACGACGCTTCTCCGGATGATCGCGGGCCACCAGGAGCCCACCGCCGGGCGGATCGAACTCGACGGGGTCGACATCACCGCCGTCGAGCCGCAGGACCGGCCGACGAGCCTGGTGTTTCAGTCGTGGGCGCTGTTCCCGCACATGACCGTCAGGGAGAACATCGAGTTCCCGATGCGGAACAACGGGCTCGAGGTCGGCGACCGCGTCGAGGACCTGCTCCGGCAGGTGCGGCTGGATCCCGACGTCCACGCCGACAAGAAGGCGACCGAGCTCTCCGGCGGGCAGAAGCAGCGCGTCGCCCTGGCGCGGTCGCTCGCCTACGAGCCGGACATCCTGCTCCTCGACGAGCCGCTGGCGTCGCTGGACTACGTCCTCCGGAAACGGCTCCAACGGGAGCTTGCGGACCTCAACGAGGAGTTGGGGATGACGTTCATCTACGTCACCCACTCGCTCGAGTCGGCGCTTCTGATGAGCGACAAGCTGTTCGTCCTCGAAAACGGCAACGTCATCCAGACGGGGTCGCCCGAGGACATCTACCGGGCGCCGAGCACCAAGTTCATCGCGGAGTTCATGGGCGACGCCAACACCTTCGAGCTCGACGGCGCGACCGAACGCGACGGCAGCTACGAGGTCCACGCCGCGGTCCTCGATCAGACGACCACGGTGCCGTACGATCGCGGCCGCGACACGCCGGCGTACCTGGTCGTCCGCTACGACGACACGACCGTCGGCACGGAACTGACCGCGGACCTCGGGCTCGAGGTCGCAGTCGAGAACGTTCTCGTCCGGGGGAACACGGTGTTGGTCGAGTGTGAACCGGTCGACGCCGGCGGGGAGTACGTCGCGGAGGTGCCGGTCGACGAGTTCAGAACGACGGGCATCGGGAAGGGCGACACGGCGTACCTCCAGTGGGACGCCTCGAAATCCATCCTGGTGCCGGAGTGA
- a CDS encoding M81 family metallopeptidase has protein sequence MTDTVLFARLKHETNTFSSLSTGREAFASTSLFRGAEIVPEFRGTNTDLGGFLRVADAEGWDVVPTVAANATPGGVVTADAFSAFLDRILDGIEEHDPDAVLLGLHGAMVTERHRDGDGRILDAVRSAVGDDVPVMATLDLHANVSDRMVANADGLFGYDTYPHVDIGDTGETAARAMAATLQGNLEPTVVIERAPVLPPLPPLQTAAEPMASLLATAADAESEPVPDVSVLGGFAYADVPEAGVSVVGVADESVASEAAAACADLAGAADARRHEFDRTYTGVDDAVAEAAAWDRDAPLVLADIADNPGGGSAQDGTVLLEALLDAGVEDAAVAAIHDPAAVDAATAAGVGETVTVDLGGHTEENGDPIAVEGTVRLLSDGTYRNQGPMSTGLEVSFGRTAVLAVDGIDVIVASHRQQPYDPEAFRSHGITPERKRVLVLKSTVHYRAAFEPIAGGVREVSAPGLCSPDLSAFTYDHVGRPTYPLDSE, from the coding sequence ATGACCGACACCGTCCTTTTCGCCCGGTTGAAACACGAGACGAACACGTTCTCGTCGCTGTCGACCGGCCGGGAGGCGTTCGCGTCGACTTCCCTCTTTCGGGGTGCGGAGATCGTCCCCGAGTTCCGCGGCACCAACACCGACCTCGGGGGGTTCCTCCGGGTGGCCGACGCTGAGGGCTGGGACGTGGTTCCGACCGTGGCCGCGAACGCCACCCCCGGCGGCGTCGTCACCGCCGACGCGTTCTCGGCGTTCCTCGACCGGATCCTCGACGGAATCGAGGAACACGACCCCGACGCGGTGCTTTTGGGACTCCACGGCGCGATGGTGACCGAGCGGCACCGCGACGGCGACGGCCGTATCCTCGACGCCGTCCGGTCGGCGGTCGGCGACGACGTCCCGGTGATGGCGACGCTGGACCTCCACGCAAACGTCTCCGACCGGATGGTCGCAAACGCCGACGGCCTGTTCGGGTACGACACCTACCCTCACGTCGACATCGGCGACACCGGCGAGACGGCCGCCCGCGCGATGGCGGCGACCCTCCAAGGGAACCTGGAACCGACGGTGGTGATCGAGCGGGCGCCGGTGCTCCCGCCGTTGCCGCCGTTGCAGACCGCGGCGGAGCCGATGGCGTCGCTGCTCGCGACCGCGGCCGACGCCGAGTCCGAGCCGGTCCCGGACGTGTCGGTGCTCGGCGGGTTCGCCTACGCAGACGTGCCGGAGGCGGGGGTCAGCGTCGTCGGCGTGGCCGACGAGTCCGTCGCGAGCGAGGCAGCTGCCGCGTGTGCCGACCTCGCGGGGGCGGCGGACGCGCGGCGCCACGAGTTCGATCGAACCTACACGGGCGTCGACGACGCCGTCGCGGAGGCCGCGGCGTGGGACCGCGACGCTCCCTTGGTGCTCGCCGACATCGCCGACAACCCCGGCGGCGGGAGCGCACAGGACGGGACCGTGCTCCTCGAAGCGCTGCTCGATGCGGGCGTCGAGGACGCTGCGGTCGCCGCGATACACGACCCGGCCGCGGTCGATGCCGCGACGGCGGCCGGGGTCGGTGAGACAGTCACGGTCGACCTCGGCGGCCACACCGAGGAAAACGGCGACCCCATCGCCGTCGAGGGGACGGTTCGACTCCTCTCCGACGGCACCTACCGGAACCAGGGGCCGATGTCGACCGGGCTGGAGGTGTCGTTCGGGCGGACGGCGGTCCTCGCGGTCGACGGGATCGACGTGATCGTCGCCTCCCACCGCCAGCAGCCGTACGACCCCGAGGCGTTCCGGAGCCACGGGATCACGCCCGAGCGCAAGCGGGTGCTGGTGCTCAAAAGCACCGTCCACTACCGCGCGGCGTTCGAGCCGATCGCCGGCGGGGTCAGGGAGGTGTCGGCGCCGGGGCTGTGCAGTCCCGACCTCTCCGCGTTCACCTACGACCACGTCGGGCGGCCGACGTATCCGCTGGATTCCGAGTAG
- a CDS encoding aldehyde dehydrogenase family protein: MYSYDLFIDGGTRSTADGIDVTNPATGGRIGRVARGDASDAEDAIAAASRAADGWERTAPADRERALRTVADRIEADADAIATLLAEETGKCLATAEGEVAETAAQFRFYAGVADKVRGDTVPTAEHRLNYTRRVPYGVTAHIIPWNYPLLLGTRGIAAALATGNTAVAKPPTHAPLTTMWIGEYLLEALPAGVANVVPGPGSEVGAALTTDAAVDAITFTGSTDVGRGVLEDAAEHITHVDVELGGKSPAIVLPDADLENAARGIVAGIFSNAGQNCVATSRCLVHESVHDDLVAKLVSKTERITLGPGADPGTDMGPVISESAREEVLGYVDGALEDGATLLTGGGVPDDPALADGTFVEPTILDGVDTEMAVGREEIFGPVLSVIPVGSTDEAITVANDSPYALAAALWTEGLDATRLARRLDHGLVAINTYPVSMPQSPWGGNKESGLGREGGLEGAEAFTTVDSVVVEFDELAEPYR; this comes from the coding sequence GTGTACTCCTACGATCTGTTCATCGACGGCGGGACGCGATCGACCGCCGACGGGATCGACGTCACGAACCCGGCCACGGGCGGGAGGATCGGCCGGGTCGCACGCGGCGACGCCTCGGACGCCGAGGACGCGATCGCGGCCGCCAGCCGCGCGGCCGACGGGTGGGAACGGACCGCCCCCGCCGACCGCGAACGGGCGCTCCGGACGGTCGCCGACCGGATCGAGGCCGACGCCGACGCCATCGCGACGCTTCTGGCCGAGGAGACCGGCAAGTGCCTCGCGACGGCCGAGGGAGAGGTCGCCGAGACCGCCGCGCAGTTCCGGTTTTACGCGGGCGTCGCCGACAAGGTCCGCGGCGACACGGTCCCCACCGCCGAGCACCGCCTGAACTACACCCGCCGCGTCCCCTACGGCGTCACCGCCCACATCATCCCGTGGAACTACCCGCTACTCCTGGGGACCCGGGGGATCGCCGCGGCGCTCGCCACCGGGAACACGGCGGTCGCGAAGCCGCCGACGCACGCCCCGCTGACGACGATGTGGATCGGGGAGTACCTCCTCGAGGCGCTTCCGGCGGGCGTGGCGAACGTCGTTCCCGGCCCCGGCAGCGAGGTCGGCGCGGCGCTCACGACGGACGCCGCCGTCGACGCGATCACGTTCACCGGGTCGACCGACGTCGGCCGCGGCGTGCTCGAAGACGCCGCCGAGCACATCACCCACGTCGACGTCGAACTCGGGGGAAAGTCGCCCGCGATCGTGCTGCCGGACGCGGACCTCGAGAACGCCGCCCGCGGGATCGTCGCGGGGATCTTCTCGAACGCGGGCCAGAACTGCGTGGCGACCTCGCGGTGTCTGGTCCACGAGTCCGTCCACGACGACCTCGTGGCGAAACTCGTCTCAAAGACCGAGCGCATCACCCTCGGCCCCGGCGCCGACCCCGGGACGGATATGGGGCCGGTGATCTCCGAGAGCGCCCGCGAGGAGGTCCTCGGGTACGTCGACGGTGCGCTGGAGGACGGCGCGACCCTGTTGACCGGCGGCGGCGTCCCCGACGACCCCGCCCTCGCCGACGGCACGTTCGTCGAGCCGACCATCCTCGACGGCGTCGATACGGAAATGGCGGTCGGCCGCGAGGAGATCTTCGGCCCCGTGCTCTCGGTCATCCCCGTCGGGTCGACCGACGAGGCGATCACGGTCGCCAACGATTCGCCGTACGCCCTTGCGGCCGCCCTCTGGACCGAGGGGTTGGACGCGACCCGGCTCGCACGCCGGCTGGACCACGGCCTCGTCGCGATCAACACCTACCCGGTGTCGATGCCGCAGAGCCCGTGGGGCGGCAACAAGGAGAGCGGACTCGGACGGGAAGGCGGCCTCGAAGGCGCCGAGGCGTTCACCACGGTCGACAGCGTCGTCGTGGAGTTCGACGAACTGGCGGAGCCGTACCGATGA
- a CDS encoding ABC transporter substrate-binding protein, whose amino-acid sequence MSRENPFTRRAYMKAATATAGLATIAGCTGGDGGGGGSGDAPWYEQELAEVPAAPDGALYEPGEEDTTGETINHLTWTGYDASNVQDPFRNQFNCDTQLDLFTSNPKAFNRLESGEWQQFDQATFDMAWLPNLAEAGLIRPMDYEEWKPYTFDKYIDMFTKEEDYAFAFLNEDDYSFDLDGTMYGAPQRFGWASFVVNKDTVSESDYSSYDAAWMDEYDVGVYDLFFWGVQIIMLREGIEPYKEHTDEEIEQVRQATFDLFDNAKTLLPDFASMNQAMKSGEIDIGFISGSWINGTLRRGGGLNFQAHVPEEGGVIWVETTCMLKGDHPTVSDNYLAYMQQGETAKNLMWPTSGGTNVVPHQTAIDELNDEQREVLRVDEVPDIVDNSVFYTGIPDLDKFEPIWREAKSRI is encoded by the coding sequence ATGTCACGAGAAAATCCGTTCACGCGGCGGGCGTATATGAAGGCGGCCACGGCGACGGCCGGGCTAGCCACGATTGCAGGCTGTACCGGCGGCGACGGCGGTGGCGGCGGGAGCGGCGACGCACCGTGGTACGAACAGGAACTCGCGGAAGTGCCGGCCGCGCCGGACGGCGCGCTCTACGAACCCGGCGAGGAGGACACGACCGGAGAGACTATCAACCACCTGACGTGGACGGGCTACGACGCCTCGAACGTTCAGGACCCCTTCCGAAACCAGTTCAACTGCGACACGCAACTGGACCTGTTCACCTCGAACCCCAAGGCGTTCAACAGGCTGGAGTCCGGGGAGTGGCAGCAGTTCGACCAGGCAACGTTCGACATGGCGTGGCTCCCGAACCTCGCGGAGGCGGGCCTGATCCGGCCGATGGACTACGAGGAGTGGAAGCCCTACACGTTCGACAAGTACATCGATATGTTCACCAAAGAGGAGGACTACGCCTTCGCGTTCCTCAACGAGGACGACTACTCCTTCGACCTCGACGGGACGATGTACGGCGCACCCCAGCGGTTCGGGTGGGCGTCGTTCGTGGTGAACAAGGACACCGTCTCCGAGTCGGACTACAGCAGCTACGACGCCGCGTGGATGGACGAGTACGACGTCGGCGTCTACGACCTGTTCTTCTGGGGCGTCCAGATCATCATGCTCCGGGAGGGCATCGAGCCCTACAAGGAGCACACCGACGAGGAGATCGAACAGGTGCGGCAGGCGACCTTCGACCTCTTCGACAACGCGAAGACGCTGTTGCCGGACTTCGCGTCGATGAACCAGGCGATGAAGTCCGGCGAGATCGACATCGGGTTCATCTCCGGGAGCTGGATCAACGGCACCCTCCGGCGCGGGGGCGGCCTCAACTTCCAGGCCCACGTCCCGGAGGAAGGTGGCGTCATCTGGGTGGAGACGACGTGTATGCTGAAGGGTGACCACCCGACGGTCTCCGACAACTATCTCGCGTATATGCAGCAGGGCGAGACCGCCAAGAACCTGATGTGGCCGACCTCCGGCGGGACGAACGTCGTCCCCCACCAGACGGCGATCGACGAACTGAACGACGAACAGCGGGAGGTGCTTCGGGTCGACGAGGTCCCCGACATCGTCGACAACTCGGTCTTCTACACCGGGATCCCGGATCTCGACAAGTTCGAGCCGATCTGGCGGGAAGCCAAATCGCGGATCTGA